In a single window of the Pandoraea pulmonicola genome:
- a CDS encoding GNAT family N-acetyltransferase, with the protein MRIFNPPHVTLPGIQLRQLERADLDAWYAYLRLPSVVEHTSWNLNAAEDLLPMFESLASDAAESIRRLAVMDVASNTLIGTVGFHSVSATNRSAEIAYDLSPSHWGKGIAKAICAAMTHWAFDANGWVRIQGVTLESNLRSAAVLRACGYRQEGCLRAYRMVRGVPGNFHVFSRLPSDPE; encoded by the coding sequence ATGCGCATCTTCAATCCTCCGCACGTGACCTTGCCCGGCATACAACTGCGCCAGTTGGAGCGCGCCGACCTCGACGCGTGGTACGCCTATCTGCGGCTACCCAGTGTGGTCGAGCACACGAGCTGGAATCTGAATGCGGCTGAGGATCTATTGCCGATGTTCGAATCGCTCGCGTCGGATGCCGCCGAGTCCATCCGCCGGTTGGCCGTGATGGACGTTGCGTCGAACACGCTGATCGGCACGGTCGGCTTTCATAGTGTTTCGGCAACCAATCGGAGTGCTGAAATCGCCTACGACCTCTCACCCTCGCATTGGGGGAAAGGGATCGCCAAGGCCATATGTGCAGCAATGACCCATTGGGCATTCGACGCGAATGGCTGGGTTCGAATTCAGGGCGTGACGCTGGAGAGCAACCTCAGATCGGCCGCCGTCCTGCGCGCGTGCGGCTATCGCCAGGAAGGATGCCTGCGAGCGTACCGAATGGTCAGAGGCGTGCCGGGCAACTTCCACGTCTTCTCGCGTTTGCCATCCGATCCGGAATGA